In Natranaerobius thermophilus JW/NM-WN-LF, the genomic stretch GATTGTGGGCACTGGCAAATTCCCTAGGAAAAGTCTGATTCCACAAGTTTTAGATAGTTCCGGCTCTCAGGCTGTTACAGTTGCTTTAAGGCGCGTTGATTTAAATTCCGATGATGAAAATGTCCTGGATTATATCAATCAAGACTGTATTTTGATGCCAAACACCTCAGGAGCTAGGAATGCAGAAGAAGCAGTAAAAATTGCTCAAATAGCACAAGCTGCTGGATGTGGTAATTGGGTAAAAATTGAAGTTATTAAAGACCAAAAATACCTTTTACCAGACAATTCAGAAACTTTAAAAGCTTCAAAAACCCTAGTGGATGAAGGGTTTAAAGTCTTTCCTTATGTTAGTCCCGAGTTATCAATTGCCCAGGAAATGGAGCAAATTGGAGTTGAAGCTGTAATGCCCTTAGGAGCACCTATTGGTACTAATAAAGGGCTTGAAACCCGTGAGCTCATTAAAATACTAATATCTGAGATAAATTTACCTATTATTGTTGATGCGGGTATCGGTCGGCCATCTCAAGCGGCCGAAGCTATGGAACTAGGCTGTGAAGCTGTGCTAGTAAATACCGCTATTGCTACGGCTGAAAACCCAGTTTTAATGGCAGAAGCTTTCAGTCAAGCTGTCAAGTCGGGAAGGAAAGCATATTTATCCAAAGCCGCACCCGTGAAAGAGACTGCTGAAGCTTCTTCACCTTTGACTGGTTTTCTTCGAGACGAAAATGGGGAGGGATAAGTAATGAGTTTTAGAGATTTTATTAAAAAATACCAACAGCTAGACTTTCAGCAAACTTTTCAAGATATCACTCCCCAAAGGGTTGAAACCGCAATTTATAAAGACAATCCAAACTTTAGAGACTTTTTAGCCATGCTATCGCCAGCCGCAGAAAATTACCTGGAAGAAATGGCGCAAAAAGCTAATCAACTCACCACAAATTTTTTTGGAAAAGCTATCGTTTTGTATGCTCCCATTTACGTTAGTGATCATTGTGATAATAACTGCCTTTATTGTGCTTTTAAAGTAGATAATCAGTTTCAAAGAACTACTTTAAGCCTTGAAGAAGTTGAACAAGAAGCCCAAGCTATCAGCCATACTGGTCTTCGCCATATATTGCTTTTAACTGGTGAATCTAAACCACATGCACCCCTAGATTATATAGAAAAATGTATTGATATTTTAAAAAAATACTTTTCTTCTATAGCTATAGAAATCTATCCATTGACAGCCAAAGAATATAAACAGTTAATTGACAATGAAGTTGATGGACTTACAATCTACCAAGAGGTTTACGACGAAGATATTTATCAACAAGTTCATAAAAGCGGCCCAAAACGCGATTATGATTTTCGATTACTAGCCCCGGAACGCAGCCTACAAATGGGCATGAGAAGGGTTAACATAGGTGCATTATTTGGTTTGGGCCCCTGGAGGCAGGAAGCTTTTTTTACTGGTCTACATGCTTGGTACTTATTAAATCATTATCCGGAAGCTGAAATTTCCATATCTTTTCCCCGCTTAAGACCTTTTGCTGATGAAACCTTGGAATATTATAGAGTTGCGGATAAAAACTTGGTTCAAATGATAGTAGCCACAAGAATTTTTTTACACAGTGTGGGGATCAATATTTCTACTAGAGAAAGCCCTGATTTAAGAGAAAATCTGCTTCCCCTAGGAGTAACTAGAATGTCGGCAGGAGCTAAGACAGCTGTAGGAAGCTATTCCGGTGTAGAAAATAGCGAGTCTCAGTTTCATACCGCCGATGAACGTTCAGTAGTAGAGATCAAAGGTATGTTAATAAATAATGGTTATCAACCGGTATTAAAAGACTGGGAATTAATTTAGATTAGGGAGGGTTAATTTAATGACTACTGGAAACAAAGGATTAAATACAGATATTTATGCTATTACGGCCGAACCCTTTTCCAGGGGAAGAGATAATATTGCAGTGGTCAGTAAAATGCTCAAAGCCGGAATAAAAACCATTCAGTACAGGGAAAAAGATAAAACACCCAGAGAAAAGCTTACACAGTGCAAAAAGATCAGGGAAATGACCAGAGAAGCAAATTGTAAACTGATTATTAATGATGATATAGATATCGCACTACTAGTTGGTGCAGACGGAGTTCACGTCGGTCAAGATGATCTACCAGTTAATCAGGTAAGGAAATTAGTGGGTGATGATATGATTATTGGACTTTCAACCCATTCTCCCGATCAAGCCAAGGAAGCGATTTCATTAGGTGCCGACTATATTGGAGTAGGGCCTGTATTTGAGACAAA encodes the following:
- the thiH gene encoding 2-iminoacetate synthase ThiH; its protein translation is MSFRDFIKKYQQLDFQQTFQDITPQRVETAIYKDNPNFRDFLAMLSPAAENYLEEMAQKANQLTTNFFGKAIVLYAPIYVSDHCDNNCLYCAFKVDNQFQRTTLSLEEVEQEAQAISHTGLRHILLLTGESKPHAPLDYIEKCIDILKKYFSSIAIEIYPLTAKEYKQLIDNEVDGLTIYQEVYDEDIYQQVHKSGPKRDYDFRLLAPERSLQMGMRRVNIGALFGLGPWRQEAFFTGLHAWYLLNHYPEAEISISFPRLRPFADETLEYYRVADKNLVQMIVATRIFLHSVGINISTRESPDLRENLLPLGVTRMSAGAKTAVGSYSGVENSESQFHTADERSVVEIKGMLINNGYQPVLKDWELI
- the thiE gene encoding thiamine phosphate synthase, producing MTTGNKGLNTDIYAITAEPFSRGRDNIAVVSKMLKAGIKTIQYREKDKTPREKLTQCKKIREMTREANCKLIINDDIDIALLVGADGVHVGQDDLPVNQVRKLVGDDMIIGLSTHSPDQAKEAISLGADYIGVGPVFETNTKEDVQKPVGLEYVDYVSTNLNIPFTAIGGIKRNNIHLVKEKGASCFAIVTEIVEAPNIPERIHEIRSIIHS
- a CDS encoding thiazole synthase — translated: MSNDILKIGGKKLTNRLIVGTGKFPRKSLIPQVLDSSGSQAVTVALRRVDLNSDDENVLDYINQDCILMPNTSGARNAEEAVKIAQIAQAAGCGNWVKIEVIKDQKYLLPDNSETLKASKTLVDEGFKVFPYVSPELSIAQEMEQIGVEAVMPLGAPIGTNKGLETRELIKILISEINLPIIVDAGIGRPSQAAEAMELGCEAVLVNTAIATAENPVLMAEAFSQAVKSGRKAYLSKAAPVKETAEASSPLTGFLRDENGEG